Proteins from one Fragaria vesca subsp. vesca linkage group LG6, FraVesHawaii_1.0, whole genome shotgun sequence genomic window:
- the LOC101297854 gene encoding uncharacterized protein LOC101297854, whose amino-acid sequence MKNSWFGLGDFDDGSSYNFPLEPLILYSLRGNVFSHISSFRDNSLHHYRYFHGPGSLALEGAFNHVSKFAGALLVMFSSGNSTNATQAIAGNLDGCEPGCSSSSARVKHVTSSRQKFKGFHFSFGPKGESNNPIDFGKISASVMQFLQREAETRYSYSLLSLATALVPPFGNLNFSSLVIPTRSSNMLAVSTSNTDIMDQRPCEVGRQGCAGLPFPNLDWRIHAVEPRTGIEFPMVLDNILTAGNNSSLNSEVLVGTGSRTMTIIRIKSLKLYAFGFYIHPHSVCKKLGPKYASVSLDELNKRHDFYQDLLREDIDMTVRLVVSCNGMKVNTVRDAFEKSLRARLVKTNPETDFRCITTFGSKFTQDIPLPAGTTIDFQRTADGKLITKIGDNQIGAVQSKELCRAFFDMYLGDVPVSEQTKEEIGRNVASIIRRC is encoded by the exons ATGAAGAATAGCTGGTTTGGGTTAGGGGATTTTGATGACGGCTCTTCCTACAACTTTCCGCTGGAGCCTCTGATTTTGTATAGTCTTCGGGGAAATGTGTTTTCGCATATTAGTTCATTTAGGGACAATTCGTTGCACCACTATAGATACTTTCATGGGCCTGGAAGCTTAGCTCTTGAAGGCGCTTTTAATCATGTTTCAAAGTTTGCGGGTGCTTTGCTAGTGATGTTCTCTTCTGGGAACAGTACAAATGCTACTCAGGCAATAGCAGGTAACTTGGATGGTTGTGAGCCTGGATGCTCCAGTTCTTCTGCTCGAGTAAAACACGTTACTTCAAGTAGACAAAAATTTAAAGGGTTTCACTTCAGTTTTGGGCCAAAAGGAGAATCTAATAATCCCATCGATTTTGGTAAGATATCGGCTTCTGTAATGCAATTCCTACAAAGAGAAGCTGAAACGCGATATTCATATTCCTTGCTCTCGTTAGCTACTGCACTTGTACCACCTTTTGGCAACTT GAACTTCTCTTCTTTGGTAATTCCTACCAGATCTTCAAACATGTTAGCTGTGTCGACGTCAAACACTGATATTATGGATCAAAGGCCTTGTGAGGTTGGGCGTCAAGGATGTGCTGGTCTACCTTTTCCCAATTTGGACTGGAGAATACATGCAGTGGAGCCCAGAACTGGTATCGAGTTCCCTATGGTTTTGGACAATATATTAACAGCAGGGAACAATTCAAGTTTAAATTCAGAG GTCCTTGTGGGAACTGGATCCAGAACAATGACAATAATTAGAATAAAATCTCTGAAGCTCTATGCGTTTGGCTTTT ATATTCATCCTCACTCTGTTTGCAAGAAATTGGGTCCAAAATACGCTTCTGTTTCGCTTGATGAACTAAACAAACGCCATGATTTTTATCAGGACCTTCTCAG GGAAGATATTGATATGACAGTTAGACTTGTAGTTAGCTGCAATGGGATGAAAGTCAATACTGTGAGAGA TGCCTTCGAGAAATCCCTTCGAGCCCGATTAGTGAAG ACAAACCCAGAGACTGACTTCCGTTGCATAACAACATTTGGTTCGAAGTTCACACAAGATATTCCACTGCCAGCG GGAACAACAATTGATTTCCAACGAACAGCTGATGGGAAATTGATTACTAAAA TTGGAGATAATCAGATTGGAGCAGTCCAAAGCAAGGAACTGTGCA GGGCTTTCTTTGACATGTACTTGGGAGATGTTCCTGTGTCAGAGCAAACAAAAGAAGAGATTGGCAGAAATGTTGCTAGTATAATTAGGCGTTGCTGA
- the LOC101298145 gene encoding endoglucanase 16-like, whose translation MYVGKPSAIVVVWLALFQGLHAHLDYKDALTKSIIFLEAQRSGKLPPNHRPKWRGDSALDDGKLANVDLAGGYYDAGDNVKYGLPMAFTVTTLAWAAIQYQSELKATGELQNVIDGIKWGTDYFLKASRKKTLYVQVGDPNADHQCWVRPEDMKTPRTVLKIDENTPGSEIAGETSAAMAAASIVFRPFDRAYARRLLNKAKLLFQMAKLHKGTYDGECPFYCSFSGYNDELFWAATWLYKATKRPEYLTYIHEEAITATVAEFSWDLKYAGAQILVSKMFFEGDKTLENFKNQADSFICSNIPESPYAQVKTTPGGMIHLRDGANTQYVTGAALLFSIYSDFLAEHNQKVECSNKQFDSTHLMAFAKKQIDLLLGDNPNGRSYMVGFGQNAPTQAHHRGASIPVGTDSSNVNCPMSFVYWYNKDVPNPNELTGAILGGPDINDQFHDKRWESVFTEPCTYVNSQAVGVLAKLATKSIA comes from the exons ATGTACGTAGGCAAACCCTCGGCGATCGTTGTTGTATGGCTCGCACTCTTTCAAGGACTCCATGCTCATTTGGACTATAAGGATGCCCTAACCAAGTCCATCATCTTCCTTGAGGCACAAAGATCCGGGAAGCTCCCTCCTAATCACAGACCAAAATGGAGAGGAGACTCCGCTCTCGATGATGGCAAACTAGCAAAT GTGGACCTTGCAGGGGGATATTATGATGCCGGCGACAATGTCAAGTACGGACTTCCGATGGCTTTCACAGTCACAACCCTGGCGTGGGCAGCCATCCAATACCAATCGGAGCTAAAGGCTACAGGAGAATTGCAGAATGTCATCGACGGTATTAAATGGGGAACGGATTACTTTCTCAAGGCTAGTAGAAAAAAAACATTGTACGTTCAAGTAGGAGACCCCAATGCAGACCATCAGTGTTGGGTTCGACCAGAAGACATGAAGACACCAAGAACTGTGTTGAAGATCGATGAGAACACTCCCGGATCAGAAATTGCAGGTGAAACCTCGGCGGCAATGGCTGCTGCTTCCATCGTGTTCAGACCCTTTGATCGTGCCTATGCTCGTCGACTCCTTAACAAAGCAAAGCTG CTCTTCCAAATGGCTAAACTACATAAAGGAACTTACGACGGAGAGTGCCCTTTCTACTGCTCCTTCTCCGGCTACAAT GACGAGCTATTTTGGGCAGCTACATGGTTGTATAAGGCCACCAAAAGACCAGAGTACTTAACTTACATACACGAAGAAGCCATTACCGCTACTGTGGCCGAGTTTAGCTGGGATCTTAAGTATGCTGGAGCTCAAATCCTTGTCTCCAAG ATGTTCTTTGAGGGCGATAAGACCCTAGAGAACTTCAAGAACCAAGCAGACAGTTTCATTTGCTCCAACATCCCGGAAAGTCCATACGCCCAAGTCAAAACCACTCCGGGAGGTATGATCCACCTCCGAGACGGCGCCAACACACAGTACGTCACCGGGGCCGCCCTCTTGTTCAGCATCTACAGTGATTTCCTAGCCGAACACAACCAAAAGGTAGAATGCTCCAACAAGCAGTTCGATAGCACCCACCTCATGGCCTTCGCTAAGAAACAGATCGACCTCTTGCTAGGAGACAACCCTAACGGCAGATCCTACATGGTTGGCTTCGGCCAAAACGCCCCGACGCAGGCGCACCACCGCGGCGCGTCGATTCCGGTGGGGACTGATTCCAGCAATGTCAACTGCCCCATGAGCTTTGTGTACTGGTATAACAAGGATGTTCCAAACCCTAACGAGCTGACCGGAGCTATCTTGGGAGGGCCTGATATTAACGATCAGTTCCATGACAAGCGCTGGGAGTCTGTGTTTACAGAGCCATGCACCTACGTCAATTCACAGGCGGTTGGGGTGTTGGCAAAGCTAGCAACCAAGTCTATCGCGTGA
- the LOC101298440 gene encoding uncharacterized protein LOC101298440, whose amino-acid sequence MSIALERIDVEPSSSGFMHGAAMSFGLIFESSSPAPVASSSSSSSLGKNSDVSSGRSEDEGNEENDEAQSSYKGPLDMMEALEEVLPIRRGISKFYNYKSKSFTSLAEAATSSSIKEIAKPDDPYTRKRRNMLASNLRICRAGISKSSKRTITASQSTLALAMTMCSSESSPSTSGDSNSSSLAPPSFNKLGNHSAWRSLSLADLQECATSAAVNTTSRFFPSHPNMQQ is encoded by the exons ATGTCGATCGCGTTGGAGAGAATCGACGTGGAGCCTTCCTCGTCTGGCTTCATGCACGGTGCTGCGATGTCGTTTGGTTTGATATTTGAGTCGTCGTCGCCGGCTCCGGTTGCGTCTTCGTCGTCGTCGTCTTCGTTAGGGAAGAACAGCGACGTGTCGTCCGGGAGGTCGGAGGACGAAGGCAATGAGGAGAATGACGAGGCTCAGAGCTCGTATAAAGGTCCTTTGGATATGATGGAGGCTTTGGAGGAGGTTTTGCCTATCAG GAGAGGCATCTCGAAGTTCTATAACTACAAATCTAAGTCCTTCACGAGTCTGGCAGAGGCTGCAACTTCTTCCTCCATTAAAGAGATTGCAAAGCCAGATGATCCCTATACCAGGAAACGCAGGAACATGCTCGCTTCTAATCTGAGAATTTGCAGGGCCGGGATATCTAAATCTTCAAAGAGAACAATCACCGCAAGTCAGAGCACGTTGGCTTTGGCTATGACAATGTGCAGCTCGGAATCCAGTCCCAGCACTAGTGGTGATTCCAATTCAAGTTCCCTTGCTCCTCCATCTTTTAACAAACTCGGAAATCACTCTGCTTGGCGATCATTATCCTTGGCTGACTTGCAGGAATGTGCTACTTCTGCTGCTGTAAATACCACTTCTCGCTTCTTTCCTTCACATCCAAATATGCAGCAATGA